Genomic segment of Benincasa hispida cultivar B227 chromosome 1, ASM972705v1, whole genome shotgun sequence:
CAAATCTAAACacgtaagaaaataaaatttgagatgCGAATGGAAAGAAAGAAGACGATAACAACCTGTAAGAATTtgcctttattttcttttcatgcATGACAAAAGCTTATTTGACTTAAAAGCTCGAGGAATACTCATTAGTTCAAGTgcatttttttctctataatttaacttaaaatgaACATACTGTATCAAAAACAGTATATTAACAGCACAGAAGCATCAGTTATGGCGGCGAAGAAGATTGCGAAATTTTGCGTGGAATTGGGAACGGTGAGGCGGTTGATCTACACGGCCTCCACCGTGTCCATGTCGCCAATGAAAGACGACGGTAGTGGTTTCAAAGACTTCCTCGATGAAACCTGTTGGACGCCTCTTAATTTTTCCCGTCCTTTCTCTAACTCAACTTTTGAGGTACCAACCAATATTATCTCTTATCTTTACCTCCGTAAAAATTCTAAATTCAATTCTTCTTTTCCTATCCTATAATTTATACTTTGGTTTAGgaaaaattatatgaattagcTTTTATTAGCTTTGGAGCATTTTCGTTTAAGAGTTTTCAAACTAACAATTTTATAACGGACATTTTGGTCTCTATGAGAAAGcagatttttttcaatttaaattattttaatgtttatGTTTTCAGGCATACGTAGATTCAAAGACGGTAACAGAGAAAGAATTGCTTAAGTTCGGAGAGAGCGAGGAATCGGGGAATTTGGAAGTGGTTACATTGGCATGCGGCCTGATCGCCGGCAACACTGTTCATCCTTCTTCAAACGCAAGCACTATCATCACATTCTCTCAGTTTACAGACGAAAGTGAAGCCTTCAACATCCTTAGATATCTGGAAGAGATAGATGGTAAAGTCCCGCTAGTCCACATTGATGATGTTTGTGATGCACACATTTTCTGTATGGAACAATCTTCAATCCATGGCAGATTCTTGTGTGCAACTTCTTTCTTGTCTTCTTCAGATATTGCCAATTACTACCGTCTTCACCATCCTCAATTGCGACAAAAACAAGGGTAATTAATTAAGCTTTTATGTGTTTGAAGCAGAAGTTGATGCATAATTGATATGGATATGTTTGgtgtttaatgaattaattatggGTTTTGTAGGGAATGTGATGAAGTGGCTAATAGAAACATCAAAATGAACTCCAAGAAGTTGATTGAGAGAGGtttcatatataaatatgatggtGATATGATACTTGATGATGCTTTCCACGGTTACAAAAagcaatttttggattaattgtttaattatgaaaCTGCTATGATGTGACTGTTTTATCATAATTGTTAAAagatatagattttaaaatcttAGATCCTATTTGATAAtcgtttgattttttatttttgttttgaaaaattaagtttatggacaatactttttaccaatggtttaaaaaataagtcaaattttgaaaattaaaaaaatagctttcaaaaaaatatttttatttttaaaatttggccgATAATTTAactattgtatttaagaaatatgtaaatcatgataagaaatatgaattaaataaatttaattttaaaaaacaagaacaaaagaTGATTATCATCGTgtcttttaataattttattggaTGCGCTGAAAATCCACCATCCATAAATTCCTCTCCACGAAAAGATATTATAGAATGATTAGTTATATGGACTTTTTAGTGAACTACAATTCTAGTAAATTAATGGGACGGTGCTttacttccaaaaaaaaaaaatatatatatatcttataaATTATCAAATGGTAGAAAAATGAGatgaataaattattttattagaaatacatacaaattaattaaataacaacatTTAATACTGGGAATGAATAAATAATCTGAGTAGCAAGTGGTCCACATCCAATCTCCAACCTCAAAATAGTGAGTGTATATTCAATTACTTGAGCTAACCTCTCTTCTATAGtagtaattaaaaaaagttatagCTTAgggattaaaataatttaatcagAAAAATTCAAGTTTAATTCTCCAttcattgaaataaaattaaatgtatGTTGAATATCTGAAGTTTAAActgatgatatatatttttatcaattaaatcatAGTCAGCCATATTTCAACCTAAGCATTAAAGTTGTTGTGAGCTATTTTGGGCTTAGAGCGAAAGCGTGAAAGAATAAGAATGGACTAATTAGATAAATAGCAAATTTGGAggtttcatttagaaaaatgaaaaaaaaataaaaaaaaatagaaaaatggcaaaatcaaattaagtattaaaaaataataatgaaaaattgTCAAAATTGCCTTCACTTACAAATATATATCTAATGTTCAAAAACTGAAGCCAggaaatttcaaaaatgttCAAAAAAGTTCAAATACACTATAACTAAATAATTACCACGATCACCAATGCAGCTAGTCAAACGTCCAATTAACATCTACATGAAATGATTACTATACTACACTAGACAttcatgtaaaataaaaaaaatatataagtaaAACCAAATCCACCAACAAgtcaaattaaaaatgaaaagaaattagGGATTTGGAAATTTCTTCATGCGACCACAATGCCTCTCCCTTCagtttttcttttcatcaagCGAACACAACACACACTATCAGCATGAGAACGAAAATTAGACTTCTCAGGTGATCTTAACACATAATCAAGGTGAGGATAATCCCTTCCATTATGCCAATCTTTCACCTTCTCATGTAcaatctttttaaaactagttcACTCATCTCAGGGACTTCGAAACTAATATGATTGCGATAGGAAAAACGAGTCTTACCTATATTTGAACCATTCCATAAACTTGACAGTCTCACAGCATTTCTCACAAGTAAGGAAACCTAACCTTTAAACAATCTTCCTTTTTGTTCTTGCATTGTAAACTAttctaagatccaaggttattttatgaaattcaaacatatatgtggagacatataggtggataacgtttaagtgataacctaaacggtttgtagtagatagataagactGGACACCTTATTCTAGTGGCACTACGAATACGGCCTgttttttagtggagtgatcggtagttaataaaaatttattaatttaattaaagagtttaattaattaatcttatatcattggagcttttaatctataggtccataaggtcccttagttaactcactaaaggatatataagtggaatggtttgaattgttcaaatcaattgcattaatgaaattaatatgatatgggtaattatagatgtgatttataattaagagagtaaaatatttaaataagattcaaatatgaaagagatgtatacatataaatatgtgataattatatgttgattaattctatattaaatatgatttaatatagtcgtttaattgattaattaatgattatttaattaattaattaattttggagaagttgagataaataaacatggatgtttatttatttatttattaattaacatta
This window contains:
- the LOC120067400 gene encoding putative anthocyanidin reductase, with protein sequence MAVCVTGGSGYVASSLIKKLLLKGHIVHATVRNLDDESKAGILKRLPNATTNLVLFKADIYEPHQFEAAIRGCHIVFHVATPLHHTHGTQYINSTEASVMAAKKIAKFCVELGTVRRLIYTASTVSMSPMKDDGSGFKDFLDETCWTPLNFSRPFSNSTFEAYVDSKTVTEKELLKFGESEESGNLEVVTLACGLIAGNTVHPSSNASTIITFSQFTDESEAFNILRYLEEIDGKVPLVHIDDVCDAHIFCMEQSSIHGRFLCATSFLSSSDIANYYRLHHPQLRQKQGECDEVANRNIKMNSKKLIERGFIYKYDGDMILDDAFHGYKKQFLD